In Candidatus Binatia bacterium, the following are encoded in one genomic region:
- a CDS encoding cytochrome c3 family protein, with product MIHCDDCGGGDLNRYDLFARRVLPIGAGAILLTVLAVGWVTQPDRFVRGYAPEQPIPYSHRLHAGTMKIPCQYCHTGVSRARHAGIPAVETCMNCHRVTKTDSPAIQKLTAIYESGRPLEWKRIHALPDHVYFDHRPHVNGGIACQTCHGEIQTMEVVYQQMSMRMGNCLGCHRDAHEALPPDSKIERGAENCNACHR from the coding sequence GTGATTCATTGCGACGACTGTGGGGGTGGCGATCTGAACCGTTACGATCTATTCGCGCGCCGTGTCCTGCCCATCGGGGCGGGGGCGATTCTGCTGACCGTGCTGGCCGTAGGCTGGGTGACGCAGCCGGACCGATTTGTCCGAGGCTACGCCCCGGAACAGCCAATTCCGTATTCTCACAGGCTGCATGCGGGAACCATGAAGATTCCGTGCCAGTACTGCCACACGGGGGTCTCGAGAGCCCGCCACGCTGGCATCCCTGCCGTTGAGACCTGCATGAACTGCCACCGGGTTACCAAGACCGACAGCCCCGCCATCCAGAAGCTGACGGCGATCTACGAATCGGGCCGTCCGCTGGAGTGGAAACGCATTCACGCCCTCCCGGATCACGTCTATTTCGACCACCGGCCGCACGTCAACGGCGGCATCGCCTGCCAGACCTGCCACGGTGAGATCCAGACGATGGAGGTGGTGTACCAGCAAATGTCCATGCGTATGGGCAACTGCCTCGGCTGCCATCGGGATGCCCACGAGGCCCTGCCGCCGGACTCGAAGATCGAGCGCGGAGCGGAGAACTGTAACGCCTGCCACCGGTGA